A single genomic interval of Hoplias malabaricus isolate fHopMal1 chromosome 7, fHopMal1.hap1, whole genome shotgun sequence harbors:
- the LOC136702758 gene encoding polymeric immunoglobulin receptor-like: protein MQLCFYLLLVLHVAEGCTLENHGNITEITAYTGESVLLPCYCTDTNSTPETFSWRKNIGKTMFYLILPDVFRGRNEYRGRVQLFNSHFPGNLSLLISHLTEEDRGSYECNVGGSGHTYISLTVKGCSLEERGQTTRITAYKGGSVLLPCYCTELRAKPKRITWRKYNTWEEISTESDQYRGRVQLFNSHSPGNLSLLISHLTEEDGGRYWCDAGESGYRDIRLTVEGIPPPTPSSTLDQIIPTSAAEPSSTVSSQKESPPSLPFVPFALVTVVLLHIVIAVVYCTKRSKAPDSSPVYYNTVDGEGAVKLS from the exons atgcagctgtgtttttatcttcTGCTTGTCCTCCATGTGGCTGAAG gatgcACACTGGAAAACCACGGGAATATAACAGAGATTACTGCATACACTGGAGAGTCAgtactgctgccctgttactgcactgacaccAACTCTACACCTGAGACATTCAGCTGGAGGAAAAACATTGGAAAAACTATGTTTTACTTAATTTTGCCAGATGTATTCAGAGGGAGAAATGAGTACAGAGgcagagtccagctgtttaactctcactttccaggaaatctctctctgctcatatcacacctgactgaagaggatagAGGAAGTTACGAGTGTAATGTTGGAGGAAGTGGACACACATACATCAGTCTCACTGTTAAAG GCTGTTCTCTGGAGGAAAGAGGTCAAACAACACGTATCACAGCGTATAAAGGAGGGTCAGtcctgctgccctgttactgcactgaactACGAGCCAAACCTAAGagaatcacctggaggaaatacAATACATGGGAAGAGATATCCACTGAGAGTGATCAGTACAGAGgcagagtccagctgtttaactctcactctccaggaaatctctctctgctcatatcacacctgactgaagaggatggaggaagGTACTGGTGTGATGCTGGAGAAAGTGGATACAGAGACATCAGACTCACTGTTGAAG GGATCCCACCTCCAACACCGAGTTCAACACTTGATCAAATCATTCCCACATCTGCAGCTGAACCTTCCtccacagtttcctcccaaaaag AGTCTCCACCGTCACTGCCCTTCGTCCCCTTTGCCCTGGTCACGGTGGTCCTTCTCCACATTGTTATAGCGGTAGTCTACTGCACCAAGAGAAGCAAAG CACCAGATTCCTCCCCCGTTTACTACAACACTGTGGATGGAGAAGGAGCAGTGAAGCTGTCGTAG
- the LOC136702757 gene encoding V-set and immunoglobulin domain-containing protein 1-like, protein MLLMFYLLFTGPQGSEGCTLENLGGTKEITAYTGESVLLPCYCTDTSSTPERFTWRILKTWENVTNDSRQYRGRVQLFNSHSPGNLSLLISHLTEEDGGVYSCNVVGSGLTFIRLTVKGCALDNSEISIRARLGESVLLPCYCSELRAKPKRFTWKRVKSSSENIPIDIHQERDRVQLFNSHSPGNLSLLISHLTEEDGGWYSCEAGGSGPKDISLTVEGKAQVSTVTALVPFALVTVVFLHIVVAVVYCTKRSKAPDSSPVYYNTVDGEGAVKLS, encoded by the exons ATGTTGCTGATGTTTTATCTTCTCTTCACTGGACCTCAGGGCTCTGAAG gatgcACACTGGAAAACCTCGGGGGGACAAAAGAGATTACTGCATACACTGGAGAGTCAgtactgctgccctgttactgcactgacaccAGCTCTACACCTGAGAGATTCACCTGGAGGATACTCAAAACATGGGAAAATGTAACTAATGACAGCAGACAGTACAGAGgcagagtccagctgtttaactctcactctccaggaaatctctctctgctcatatcacacctgactgaagaggatggaggagttTACAGCTGTAATGTTGTAGGAAGTGGATTGACATTCATCAGACTCACTGTTAAAG gttgTGCTCTGGACAACAGTGAAATATCTATCAGAGCACGTCTAGGAGAGTCAGtcctgctgccctgttactgctCTGAACTACGAGCCAAACCCAAGAGATTCACCTGGAAGAGAGTCAAGAGCTCATCAGAAAATATCCCCATTGACATTCatcaggagagagacagagtccagctgtttaactctcactctccaggaaatctctctctgctcatatcacacctgactgaagaggatggaggatgGTACAGTTGTGAAGCTGGAGGAAGTGGACCCAAAGACATCAGTCTCACTGTTGAAGGTAAagcaca AGTCTCCACCGTCACTGCCCTCGTCCCCTTTGCCCTGGTCACGGTGGTCTTTCTCCACATTGTTGTAGCGGTAGTCTACTGCACCAAGAGAAGCAAAG CACCAGATTCCTCCCCCGTTTACTACAACACTGTGGATGGAGAAGGAGCAGTGAAGCTGTCGTAG